DNA from Blastocatellia bacterium:
ATTATGTGCCGTTCACCGCGATGTTCTTCTAACAAAGCTTTTAATTCTTCACTTTTAGAAAGCATAACCCTTTCTTGTATTTCAGCTTTTTCTTTTGCCATATATTTTTGCCTTAAACATTTTGTAAACTCTACCCAAAGATTATACTTAATTTATTGTTTTTCAAAGTGATTTAGTTGCTAAATTAAAGCTATTTGGAATAGATTGAAATTAATTATACTTTTATAATTTTTAGGGAGAAATTTTGGTAATTTAATTGATTTAGTTCGTTAAAGTAGCATCTCAACCATTAACAAAAGTTTTACTTATGTAAGGTTTAATTTATGAAAAAATTCAGTTCTAAATTGTTTAGTTATTTTTTTTGTCAAACCATATTAATCTTAAGCCTACTTTTTACAGCTTTTTCTCTACCAGTTTTAGCACAAGTACAACAATCTCAGCATTCTGAAGCTGAATTAGTGTCAGAAGTAGAATCCATTCAACCAGGACAACCTTTTTGGGTAGCTCTACGCTTAAAAGCTGAAGAGCATTGGCATACTTACTGGCAAAACCCTGGCGATTCAGGGTTAGCAACTTCAATTAAATGGGAACTACCAACAGGTTTTTCAGCAGATCCTATTCTATGGCCCTATCCAGAAAGAATAGATGTCCCACCTCTTACAAGTTTTGGTTATGATGGGGAAGTTTTTTTACTTGTAAAAATTACCCCTCCTTCAACCATCTCTGGAAGTAATGTTAAATTAGTTGGCAATTCTAAATGGTTGATTTGTAAAGAATTATGCTTACCTGCTGGAGCAAAAGTAGAATTAAGCTTACCTGTCAAAAATGAACCCCCAAAACTAAATACTAAATGGTCACAAGCCTTTGCTGATACTCGAACTAAACACCCAATAACTTCTAATGAATGGCAGTTTAGCGCGGCTACTAACAAAGATGAAATCTTAATTAAAGTTGTTCCACCAGTAAATTTTAAGGATGAAATAACTAAGTTAGCATTTTTTCCACTTGAAGGAGAGGTAATTCAAAACGCTGGAAGTCAAAATTTACAAAAAACAGGTAATGACTATACCTTAACCATTAAACGCGCACCAGAAATTACAGAAGTTCCTAAAGAATTAAAAGGGGTACTGGTTTCTTCTACTTCTTGGAAAACAGGTGGTAAGGAAAAAGCTGTATCTATTAATGTTGCAGTTGCAGGAGATATTGCTGTACTAGGTAATATTAGTAGCACTGATAGCAGTAGCAATAATATGACTACTGTTACAAATAATCCAAATAAGCTTTCTAGTATTTGGTTAGCAGTTGTATTTTCATTTGTAGGTGGATTAATCCTTAATCTAATGCCTTGTGTCTTACCAGTTTTATCAATCAAAGTTTTAGGTTTTGTTAAACAAGCTGAAGAAGATAAAAGTAAAACTTGGCAACATGGAGTTGTTTTTACTCTAGGTGTATTAATTTCTTTTTGGGTATTAGGTGGATCCTTGATGTTGCTACGTGCTGGAGGTGAAAAATTAGGATGGGGTTTTCAACTTCAATCACCAGTATTTTTAGTTTGTTTAGCAACATTATTTTTCCTTTTTGGACTTAACCTTTTTGGAGTTTTTGAAGTTGGCACATCTTTAATGGGTGTTGGTCAAGGTGCTATGGGAAAATCTGGTTTTTTTGGCTCTTTTGCTAGCGGAGTTTTAGCTACTTTAGTTGCTACACCTTGCACCGCGCCTTTTATGGGTTCTGCCTTAGGTTTTGCTATAACTCAACCTATTTGGGCTTCTATGTTGATTTTCTCTGCGGTTGGAATAGGGATGGCTTTTCCTTATGTTCTCCTTGCTTCTATCCCTTCGCTTCTAAAATTCGTTCCCAAACCAGGTCTTTGGATGGAAACATTTAAACAATTTATGGGCTTTTTACTCATGGCTACAGTAGTTTGGTTAATTCGGGTTTTAGGTCTTCAAGCGGGTGTAGATGTAGTTGTTACATTACTACTTGCTTTTGTAGTAATGGGTGTAGGTGTTTGGGTTTTAGGACGTTGGGGAAACTTAATGAATGCTAATCGAACTCGTCGGATTGCTCAAGCTGTTATGCTTATTTTAGTTGCTAGTAGTCTAACTTTTGCTATTTCTACTGCAAAAAATGAAGCCGTTAGCCCTCAACAAAGCCAAGGTCTTCCTAGCCCTGATGGCATTGCCTGGCAAGCTTTCTCTCCTAAATTAATTGATGATTTACGCGCTCAAGGTAAACCAATATTTTTAGATTTTACTGCTGCATGGTGTTTAAGCTGTAAAGTTAATGAAAAAGTTACCTTTAGTAGCCAAGCAGTAAAAGACGAGATTGTTAAACAAGGAATTATTCCTGTAAAAGCTGATTGGACTTCTAGAGATGAAAATATTACTCAAATGTTAGAAAAATTTGGTCGTAGTGGAGTTCCTTTATATGTGCTGTACAATCCAAAGGAAAAAGACCCAGTTATTTTGCCTGAAGTAATTACTCCAGACATTGTGCTAACAGAATTTAAGAAACTATCAACAGAAAAATCTGCAATTACTACTACTAGCAATGTTGCTAGTAACTAATTTTAATCAAGGGTTAATAAACTTTTTCTATAGGTGGCTAAATGCAGGTATTTGTAGTCTTTTTTTTAACATATGTTAAAATGCCTGTGCAATTTGCTTCCTACAAAAGCAAATAACTCAACAATTTTAATGCTAAACAAAAGGACGAAGCATTAAGTGCTGAAAATAAGGAGAGCGGATCATGGGAGTTTTTGTTATTGCTTCGCCATGCATTGATACCAAAGATACAGCATGTGTAGAAGCCTGTCCGGTTGATTGTATTCATCCTCGCAAGGATGAACCAGAGTTTGAAAAATATCGAATGCTTTTTATTAATCCAGATGAATGTATTGATTGTGGGGCTTGCGAGCCTGCTTGTCCTCCACAAGCTATCTTTCGTGAAGATGATTTACCAAAAAACGAAGAAAAATACTTAAAAATCAATGCGGATTGGTATAAAGAACCTGATTCGATACCTGATGAATTAAAATTATAGTTTTTTATGTAGGGGGAAATATCCACTTCCCCCTACTTTAATAATTTTATCATTGCCTAACAATAGCACTATTTTGATAAACCTCCCGATATAGCTTTAGTCGCTAGTTAGGTGAAAATCAACTAAATTAAAAATCAAACAGTATTTTATCATCTTTTATTGATAAGCTAGCTGTTTTTTCTTTGTACATTACTCTCACAAAGAATGATATTTATAATATTTTGGAGGGTTTATGCCAGCAGATGTTAAAAAGAAATTAGAAGAAGAGTTAAAAGTATTAGAAACAGAACTAAAAATAGAACTACCCAGGGAATTACAAAAAGCTGCGGCTTTGGGTGATTTACGGGAAAATGCTGAATATAAAGCAGCTAGAGATAGACAAGAATATCTGCAAGCGCGTGTAGGAGCTTTACGTAAGCGGTTATCAGAGTTAGCCTTAATTAACATTGATGCTTTACCTAAAGATCGTGCTGCATATGGTTCTACTTTAACATTATTAGACCAAGATAAAGATGAAGAAGTAACTTATCGTTTAGTCACTGCTGAAGAATCTGACTTAACTAAAGGATATATTTCTACTACTTCACCAATAGGTAAAAGCTTAATGGGAAAACGTGAAGGAGATGAGATAGAAGTAAAAACTCCTCAAGGAGTGCGCCATTTTGAAGTGTTAAAATTACGTACAATACATGATGAGTAGAAAATAACCTAGGTGTTTTCTGTTAAGATAAATTAAAATAGCCCAGAGATTTACTAGATCATCTGGGCTATTTTAGTTTGTTTTATAAGCTTACATAATTGTATAGCTGGCCCACCGCCACCTTCAGGTGTCACCCAATCAATAATTTGATAAGGATCCATAATGTCACAGGTCTTACAATGAACACAGTTAGCAAAATTAATATGTAATTTCTTTTTACCATCACCTTCTTCAGTCATTTCATAAACTTTAGCAGGACAGAAATATTGGCAAGGATTACCATATTCTTTTACACAGCGATCAACACAAATATTTGGTTCTAAAATCTTTAAGTGACAAGGCTGGTCTTCATCATGTTTGGTTGATGAGTAATAAACATTTGTGAGCTTATCAAAAGTTAATTTCCCATCAAAATTGTGTTTTTCTGGTTGTGGATTATCAAAATTAAGTAGTTTTAGCATATTGTAGCATTGCTACTAGATTGCCATCCTTAAAAGCTTGGTGGAAATTACGGGAATGATGAAGCTCTTCATATGCCCAGCTTTGCTTAAACTTCTTATCATAAATACTTAATTGCTCTGCTGAGAAATTATCTGCTAGTAGTGATTCAAAAATAGTTTCTGCTGCTAGCATCCCAGATTTCATAGCTAAATGAATGCCTTTTAAGCGAGCAGAGTTAAGAAATCCTGCTGAATCTCCTACTATTAAGACTCCATCAGCATAAAGTTGTGGAAAACAAAATAATCCGCCTTCAGGAATAGTTTTAGCTCCATAAGCAACTAGTTTTCCACCTTCTAACAAGGCTTTTAAGTAAGGATGTGTTTTATATTTTTGTAGTTGTGCGTGTGGGTCTAAAAATGGATTTTTATAATCTAGTCCTACTACTAGGCCAATATCTAATAAATCATCTTTCATATGGTAAACCCATCCACCACCATATGTATAATTATCTAGTGGAAAGCCCATAGTGTGGTAAACATGTCCACTTTGTACACGACCTTTAGGCAATTCCCAAATTTCTTTTACTCCAATAGCATAAACTTGAGGATTAGAGTCTTTATCTAGTTGTAGTCTTGGTTTTAGTTTTTTGGTTAATGAACCATGAGAACCTTCACCTAAAACAGTTACTTTAGCAATAATATCTACACCGGGTTCATAGTTGCCTTTCTTTTTTCCTTCTTTGCCAATACCTTTATCTCCGGTGCGTATACCAATAACTTTGTCACCATCAAATAAAATTTCTGATGCAGGAGTTTCTGTAAAAATATTGACATCGGCTTCTTCTACTTTTTTGCCTAGCCAACGAGCAATTTTTCCTAACGATACTATGTAGTTGCCATGATTAACTAGTGGTGGTGGGGTTATAGGAAGAGCAAAGTTGCCTTTTTTGGTTAAAAACAAAACTTTGTCATAGGTAACTTCTGATTCTACAGGCGCGCCTTGTTCTAAAAAGTCTGGCATTAATTCTTTTAATGCTTTTGGATCCATTACTGCACCTGACAAAATATGTGCGCCAATCTCGCGTCCTTTTTCAACAACGCCTATAGTTATTTCTCCAAGCTTAGGCCCTTTTTTCTTTCCTTGTGCAGCTGCCTCATCATGAGCTTTGATTAATTTATTTAAATGGTATGCCCCTGCTAAATTTGCAGGCCCTGCGCCAACAAACACTACGTCTAGCTCTAATGTTTCTCTCTCCCGACTCATAATTAAAGAAACCCCCATTTAGCAAAATACGGATTAATTTTTACGGGGATGATAACAATATTTTGACCAGCGGGACAAGTATTTCCTGCCAAAGAGTAGATAAAATGTTAATTTAGAATAAGATATGAGGATAAGAAAAGCTAATTTTATATAATTTCTAAATTCTTAAATGATGTTTTTTAGATCAATAATTAGCCTATAACATCTTCTGGCCGCATTCCTTTAGGAATTATATAAAGCTCTTGAATCCAATCAGAAAGGATAGCTACAGAACCTGTTTTGGTGATTAAAGACATCATCCCAGGATATTTTCCAGCTTCTGTAAAATTAAGAAATAAACCATTTAGCTTTTCACCATGTTCATAATGATTTAGCTTTAGTACCAATTCAGTCCCAGTTTTCAATTGCCAACAAATATTATTAAAATCTTCTGATGTCATTTTTCTAAACCTAAGAAATAAGTTTTTGCCACTTGTAACACTTTTAGCTAGAAAAGTCAAAGAAAACTATAACTTAGCTATTGTTTCTCAGCCTGCATAATAATTCGACGAACATAATTTGAGTCTAATCCTTCAACTATTAAACGAACTTTATAACTACCTACAACATATTGACGTGAAGCACTAAATGCCCCAAGTTTATTTTGCTTAGGGTATAAATCCATTTCCTTAAATTGAATCCGACCAGGTCTTAAATAAGCAACAAAACCATCAATGCTTTTTTTAGTTCCTAGAACGGTTAAGCCTTCATATGGATCATATTCAGCACTAGTAAAACGCCATTCTATACTTCCATTACGTACAACACTAGGTTCACCAAATAAATCTTCAGCATAACGAAAACTACCACCTAAACGTAGCCCTAAAAAACCATCTGGTTCAACTAAGTTAATAGAAAATCTGTCTCTATTTAGTTGAGGTGAGAAAGCATTGACATTAGATAAATTGATTATTGTAGAAAATGTTAGCAATATAATAGTTGTTATTAATAGTAAGCGTTTCATAAGTCCTGCTCCTAAAATTACTTTTAATAAAAATTATGGTTAAACGGGTAGAGAAAACATTTTAACATAAAAAATTAAACAAACTAGTAGACTAGTAACAATCTATAACTTCCCCTTCCTTGATACGATAAATTATATTTCCTGATACTTCATCACGTCTTGCAATTTGACCACGAATACAAAGTTGTTTTTCTTTTTCAGGAGCTTTTTGACCATCTTTAAGTGTAATAATTGCCATAGGATAGCTATTAGCTGCATCACTACTAACAAGTTCTAATCCTAGTTTTTCATCCCCTCCAACCTCGCTTACCCAAACAGTAAACTCTACTTTGTCATCCACTTTTTGTTTATCAAGCATTGAAAGTCTAGAAATCTTATCAGGTGATTTTACAGTGGCTTTACAACTAGTAAAATTTAATAAAATATTAATAACTAAAAATAAGTACAATAATTTAATATACATAGAGTTTCCTTTTTAACTTTAATTAATTAGCTAGAAACTAAAAAGTATTGTTTTGAAATAACTTTTTTTACTAGTAAATCTAATTTTAATAAATTGCTAGGTAAGACGCTTTACATCTAGACACCATGATGTAAAATACTGCTTTGTGCCATTTCTGGCAACTCTTGTCATCTTTGACAAGAATTTATATTGTCACTTTTGGCAGATACAAGTAAAAAGTAAACTAATTTTGATAAAGGAATATTTTAACTAATATCTTATAAAACCAATAATTTACTATGCTAAATGGTAATTTATTTTTTCTTAAAAATCTTATGGCATAGCAATAGCTAGATAGTCATAAATAAAAATAATTATATTTAGCATCTATTGAGGATTTATCATTATGGTTAATATTTTTAACAAATCTCGCTCAGTTGTAGCAATTGACCTAAGTAACGATCTATTAACTAAAGCTGTACTCATTGCCACAGATGGAGAAAAGTATTACTTAGAAGGTTGGGATTATTACTCAGAACAAGAAAGCGGCGATACCAACTTTTTACAAAACTTTAAACCAGAAGCAATAACTGTATCTCTTGGAGACGCACACACCTTATGTTTTGCTATTGCAGACTTAAATAGCTTTAATTTGGAGATGGAAAAACGCAAACGCGGCCTTTCTGTAGATACTCAATATTCAGATTTTCTCAAAATTTCTCATAGCTCAATACTTGCTGCTATTCATAAAGATATGGCGCAAGAAGTCCTTAAGAGCGTTCGAGATACATTCCCAAGTATTCCTCAAATATCTATTAATCAATCTATGGCCGCGCTGATGTATCTTTATCTTCGTAGCTATCGACCACAGCCTGAACTAAGAACTGCGATACTACATTGGGCCGGAAACTTTATTTCTCTTTTAGTAGCTCAAACTGAACTTCCTGTTTGGGAAGGTTCTATTGAACTAACGTCGGATAAAAGAGAGGATGCTTATGTAGAGATTTCTGCTCTTTTACAATCTGCAAATGAAAAACTTGCAGCTTCTCATTATGATTTATTAATTCTTGCTGGTGAATTTGATTCTGATGATGTTAAAAAAATGAATAATTTTGCTAGCCAAGTAGAATTAATGTCCCCTTATCGCAATGGAGCTTTTGAACTTGGCCGTAACCTAGGCGCAAGACGTAAAGAAGCTCAATTAGAAGGCCATCAACTTGCAGTTGCTATTGCTAGTGCTGGAATGATCCTTGAACATGTTGGACTTAACTTAGCTGACACAGATATAGAGTTACGTAAAGAATTACCATTAGAACGAGTTATAGAAATAGAACAAACACTTGTTAATATAATTTCTAATACTACAAAAGCCACTGTCAAAAAAACAATTCCTCTATTATTAGAACAAAGCAAAATTTTAGTTGCTGGATTAATCATAGCTGTGGGACTTTTTGGCTATCGCTTTTATAACAACTACCAAGAAAATAAAAAACTGATTGAAGAACTAGCTAAAGAAGAAATTCGTGCTGCTCAACTTGTTGATATTCGTACTAAGCATGATGAATATAATCGTAAAATTACTGCTATTAAAGATCGTACTGCAACCATTGGGGAAATTCGCAAAGAGCAATTAACTGTTAGGACAGTTCTAAAACAAATTGATTTAAGGATTACTCAAGGGATTGTATTTAGCGAACTTACAATTGATAAAACCAATGTCAAAATTAAAGGTTATGCCCCAGAACGTCCCGCCGTATTTGAATTTGCTAAACAACTTGGAGCTAGTGTAGATGTTTTTTCTGATGTTGTTCCTGTTTACGATGATAAAACTAATATTGGTAATTATGAAATTAATTGTAGATATATTGGTACAATACCATTTAATAATTTACCTACAGAAAATACAGTAAAAACCACAAGCAAATAAGTTATTTGGGAGAAATTTATTTATGTCTACAGAAAAAAATAATAAATCTACAGGTGTTATTGCAGGTATTATTTTAGCTTTATTTATTATTTGGGGTAGTTATGAAATATCAAATATGTACTACTTTTTACCTGCACAAGAAGAATTAGTAAAACAACAATTAAAACTTGATGAACTAAAAAATAGCAATGATGAAAATGAAAAAATTAAAGCAAACGCTGATCAACTAGAAAAATCTTTAACTGAAGCAGAAGAACAATTTAAGTCTCTAAAATCCCTAGTTCCTTCAGAAGCAGAGCTTCCCAATATACAAATAAAATTATCAGAACAAGCTAAAGCCCGAGCCTTAGACTTTAAGTTTTTTTCTCAAAGCAGTAAAACTAGCAAAATTGGCTCATTAAATGAAGTGCCTTTTCAAGTAGAAATTTTAGGTGATTATGATGGTATTGGACGCTATATTGAAGACTTTGCACGTTTTGAACGGCTGTTAAAAGTTAATTCTGTAGTGATGAAACTAGAAACAACAAATGGCACACCAACAGGAAAAATGTATGCCACAATTTATGCTTCCGCATATCTTACTCAAGATAAAATAGATAAAAAAGATCAAACTAAATAAATGGCTCTAGTAGAATAGGAGAAATCGTAATGGCTTTATTTGACAAATTTCGTCGCTTGCCCCAACCCGCCAAGCCAGAAAAACCATCTAGCTCAAACTTAAATAGATTAACTTCTGCTCTTAGACGGGATACACAAGTAGATGATACACCTAAGCCTCAACCACCTAAGTATAATCCTGATTATGATGATGAACTCTCTATCCCTAGCCTTTCACCTGAAGCTTCTATTTATCAAGCAGAACAGTTAAATATTGATGGCGAAGAAGTTATCTTTGATCGTTCTAAACTTTATAATATTGAAGATGAAGTTTTAGCTCTAGTAGACCCTAAATTTGCCAAAGAGCAAGTGTTAATTCCAATAGAAAAAAAAGGCAATCTAGTAACCATAATTTGTGCAAGTAAACAATCTCAACGTGTTGCAGAACACATATTAGCCGGCCAACATAGACATTTACAATTTAAGTTTATTTTTTCTTCTGAAGAAGTTATTCAATCTGCTATTGAATGTCATTATTTACGTCGAGACTTACGTATTAATGAGGAGCAACGAACAGAACGCTATAAACAAATTTCTTCACAAATTAAACAAGTAGAAACCGAACGTCGGCAACGCAAACATCTTGTATTTTCTACTAGTTCTCGCCAATTTAGCCATAATGATAATGCACTTCGTGAATTAATAGAAAACCTGCTTTGTGATGGACATTGGGCTAGAGCAACTGATATTGATATTGACCTTTTCCGTATGGATCCTAAAGCAGGTGGTTATGAAAAAAGCCGGGAATTAATGGTTTGCCGCATCCGGGTTGATGGTGAATATCAAACTATTCATGAAGAAATAATGGAACTAGAAAAATATGAACGTATCCCACAAATCTTAAAAATCTATGCTGGACTAGACCCTAACAATACTTGGGATGGACAATCTGGAGTAATTCGACCTACCTTAACCTACGCTACCCGTGAATCTCCAGTTGAATTTCGTGTCAACTTTATCCCTGCTGGCGATGATCGCGGCGAATCAATGTCAATTCGACTTCAAGAAAAAGATAATTTTGTTTTTACCTTAGATAAAATAGGCTTGCTTCCCTTTCAAGACCGTTTATTTCGTGAAGAAAT
Protein-coding regions in this window:
- a CDS encoding thioredoxin family protein; this translates as MKKFSSKLFSYFFCQTILILSLLFTAFSLPVLAQVQQSQHSEAELVSEVESIQPGQPFWVALRLKAEEHWHTYWQNPGDSGLATSIKWELPTGFSADPILWPYPERIDVPPLTSFGYDGEVFLLVKITPPSTISGSNVKLVGNSKWLICKELCLPAGAKVELSLPVKNEPPKLNTKWSQAFADTRTKHPITSNEWQFSAATNKDEILIKVVPPVNFKDEITKLAFFPLEGEVIQNAGSQNLQKTGNDYTLTIKRAPEITEVPKELKGVLVSSTSWKTGGKEKAVSINVAVAGDIAVLGNISSTDSSSNNMTTVTNNPNKLSSIWLAVVFSFVGGLILNLMPCVLPVLSIKVLGFVKQAEEDKSKTWQHGVVFTLGVLISFWVLGGSLMLLRAGGEKLGWGFQLQSPVFLVCLATLFFLFGLNLFGVFEVGTSLMGVGQGAMGKSGFFGSFASGVLATLVATPCTAPFMGSALGFAITQPIWASMLIFSAVGIGMAFPYVLLASIPSLLKFVPKPGLWMETFKQFMGFLLMATVVWLIRVLGLQAGVDVVVTLLLAFVVMGVGVWVLGRWGNLMNANRTRRIAQAVMLILVASSLTFAISTAKNEAVSPQQSQGLPSPDGIAWQAFSPKLIDDLRAQGKPIFLDFTAAWCLSCKVNEKVTFSSQAVKDEIVKQGIIPVKADWTSRDENITQMLEKFGRSGVPLYVLYNPKEKDPVILPEVITPDIVLTEFKKLSTEKSAITTTSNVASN
- a CDS encoding ferredoxin family protein, whose product is MGVFVIASPCIDTKDTACVEACPVDCIHPRKDEPEFEKYRMLFINPDECIDCGACEPACPPQAIFREDDLPKNEEKYLKINADWYKEPDSIPDELKL
- a CDS encoding transcription elongation factor GreA — encoded protein: MPADVKKKLEEELKVLETELKIELPRELQKAAALGDLRENAEYKAARDRQEYLQARVGALRKRLSELALINIDALPKDRAAYGSTLTLLDQDKDEEVTYRLVTAEESDLTKGYISTTSPIGKSLMGKREGDEIEVKTPQGVRHFEVLKLRTIHDE
- the pilO gene encoding type 4a pilus biogenesis protein PilO; the encoded protein is MSTEKNNKSTGVIAGIILALFIIWGSYEISNMYYFLPAQEELVKQQLKLDELKNSNDENEKIKANADQLEKSLTEAEEQFKSLKSLVPSEAELPNIQIKLSEQAKARALDFKFFSQSSKTSKIGSLNEVPFQVEILGDYDGIGRYIEDFARFERLLKVNSVVMKLETTNGTPTGKMYATIYASAYLTQDKIDKKDQTK
- the tadA gene encoding Flp pilus assembly complex ATPase component TadA; the protein is MALFDKFRRLPQPAKPEKPSSSNLNRLTSALRRDTQVDDTPKPQPPKYNPDYDDELSIPSLSPEASIYQAEQLNIDGEEVIFDRSKLYNIEDEVLALVDPKFAKEQVLIPIEKKGNLVTIICASKQSQRVAEHILAGQHRHLQFKFIFSSEEVIQSAIECHYLRRDLRINEEQRTERYKQISSQIKQVETERRQRKHLVFSTSSRQFSHNDNALRELIENLLCDGHWARATDIDIDLFRMDPKAGGYEKSRELMVCRIRVDGEYQTIHEEIMELEKYERIPQILKIYAGLDPNNTWDGQSGVIRPTLTYATRESPVEFRVNFIPAGDDRGESMSIRLQEKDNFVFTLDKIGLLPFQDRLFREEMMMLTDGMIVFAGPVNKGKNTTMVCLIKEFQQKFATKKIVTVEDPPEFNLPYVTQIGVSRKRVDEGGGNEKRGFHYYLTHILRHNPDIIVIGEVREPEPAQMAIETAGIGHLVLTTMHTSNTIECIDRLRNFGIENYKIAGALKFVVAQRLVKRICSECVKVVDENIPNIPRLAEYASKIGWEYPIQFARGSGRNARGQECTLCRGTGFYGRVGIYEVLMLTRQIRTLINQSATPDQVREQALKQGFRSLWSIGLERALLGDTTLDQIIYHIGKPDPVLEGISEEEIETMS